Proteins from a single region of Rhodospirillaceae bacterium:
- a CDS encoding ATP-binding cassette domain-containing protein: MNTETILPLSLDHLSFQIDGKKLIDNLSHRFNAGPRTIILGPNGAGKSLLLRLCHGLLEPTAGSVDWHGDPARKQAMVFQRPVMLRRTVAANVDYALSLKGIDRRTCAERTSKVLERTGLAHLAHTPARVLSFGEQQKLALARAWALKPHVLFLDEPTASLDPAATHAIEDVIDAIHNSGTRIIMTTHDLAQAKRLADDVLFIHRGELLESATADSFFSRPVSPQARAFLEGQLLWQDAPET, translated from the coding sequence ATGAACACAGAGACCATCCTGCCCCTGTCACTGGATCATTTATCTTTCCAGATTGATGGCAAGAAGCTGATCGATAACCTGAGCCACCGCTTTAACGCCGGCCCCAGAACCATCATCCTGGGCCCCAACGGGGCCGGCAAAAGCCTGCTTTTAAGATTGTGCCACGGTCTTCTTGAACCGACAGCGGGCAGCGTTGACTGGCACGGCGACCCGGCCCGCAAGCAGGCGATGGTCTTCCAGCGACCGGTGATGCTGCGCCGTACGGTCGCGGCCAATGTGGATTACGCCCTGTCGCTAAAAGGGATTGACCGGCGGACCTGCGCGGAGCGCACCAGCAAAGTCCTTGAGCGCACCGGCCTCGCCCACCTGGCCCACACCCCGGCCCGGGTGCTGTCGTTTGGCGAGCAGCAGAAACTTGCCCTGGCCCGGGCCTGGGCGCTGAAACCGCATGTGCTGTTTCTCGACGAGCCAACGGCCAGTCTCGACCCGGCGGCGACCCACGCCATCGAAGATGTCATCGACGCCATCCATAACAGCGGCACCCGCATCATCATGACCACCCACGATCTGGCCCAGGCCAAACGCCTTGCCGACGACGTGCTGTTTATTCACCGTGGAGAATTACTTGAAAGCGCCACCGCCGACAGCTTCTTCTCCCGCCCTGTAAGCCCGCAGGCCAGAGCCTTCCTTGAAGGCCAGCTGTTGTGGCAGGACGCCCCTGAAACTTGA
- a CDS encoding solute-binding protein, which translates to MIRILLLALTLFIPQASAAEENFITLASTTSTRDSGLFETILPLFSKSSGITVRVVAVGTGQAIKLAQNGDADVLLVHHRKSEEAFVEEGFGVKRYDVMYNDFVIVGPTRDPAATSQTQDVVSALSKIAAAKIPFLSRGDDSGTNKKERALWKAANIDTGKASGSWYRETGSGMGATLNTAAAMNGYTMTDRGTWLAFRNRGDLKILVEGDKRLLNPYAVMLVNPERHPHVKAAAGQTFIDWLVSPAGQAAIADFKINGEPLFKANAQ; encoded by the coding sequence ATGATCCGCATCCTTCTGCTCGCCCTGACACTTTTTATCCCACAGGCCAGCGCTGCCGAAGAAAATTTCATCACCCTCGCCTCGACCACCTCGACCCGAGACTCCGGCCTGTTTGAGACGATCCTGCCGTTGTTCAGTAAAAGCAGCGGCATCACCGTGCGCGTCGTCGCCGTCGGCACCGGTCAGGCCATCAAACTGGCCCAAAACGGCGACGCCGATGTGCTGCTCGTCCATCACCGCAAGTCCGAAGAAGCGTTTGTTGAAGAAGGCTTCGGGGTTAAACGTTACGACGTTATGTATAATGACTTTGTCATCGTCGGCCCGACCCGCGACCCGGCGGCCACCAGCCAGACACAGGACGTGGTCAGCGCCCTGTCAAAAATCGCCGCCGCCAAAATCCCCTTCCTGTCACGCGGTGATGACAGCGGCACCAACAAGAAGGAACGCGCCTTGTGGAAGGCAGCCAACATCGATACGGGCAAGGCTTCGGGTTCCTGGTACCGGGAAACCGGTTCGGGAATGGGTGCCACCCTGAACACGGCGGCAGCCATGAACGGCTACACCATGACCGACAGGGGAACCTGGCTGGCCTTCAGGAACAGGGGCGATCTGAAAATCCTTGTTGAGGGCGACAAACGGCTGCTCAACCCGTACGCGGTCATGCTGGTCAACCCCGAACGCCATCCTCACGTGAAGGCCGCGGCCGGGCAAACATTCATCGACTGGCTGGTCTCGCCGGCAGGTCAGGCGGCGATTGCAGACTTTAAAATAAACGGCGAGCCGTTGTTCAAGGCCAACGCCCAGTAG
- a CDS encoding ABC transporter ATP-binding protein — protein sequence MPKSDSQGTDRQRRATLSAFNLTKEYHTGEVVIHALQGVDLELHESELVVLLGPSGSGKSTLLNILGGLDSPTSGQVFFHNNELSTLGSQGLTTYRRDHVGFVFQFYNLIPSLTARENVTIVTGIAPNPLPAEEALGMVGLEQRMDHFPAQLSGGEQQRVAIARAIAKRPDILFCDEPTGALDSKTGLLVLEAIERTNRTLGTTTALITHNAVIADMADRVMTFGDGRIIDVRKNTNRRPVKELSW from the coding sequence ATGCCCAAATCAGATTCACAGGGTACAGATAGGCAGAGAAGAGCAACACTCTCGGCCTTCAATCTTACCAAGGAATATCACACAGGCGAGGTCGTTATTCACGCACTGCAGGGGGTCGATCTGGAGTTGCATGAAAGCGAATTGGTCGTGCTGCTGGGACCTTCAGGCAGCGGTAAGTCGACCCTGCTTAACATTCTGGGCGGCCTCGACAGTCCGACCTCCGGTCAGGTGTTCTTTCATAATAACGAATTGTCGACCCTTGGCAGCCAGGGCCTTACCACCTATCGCCGCGATCATGTCGGGTTCGTGTTTCAGTTCTATAACCTGATCCCCAGCCTGACCGCGCGCGAAAACGTCACCATCGTCACCGGCATCGCCCCCAACCCGCTACCGGCGGAAGAAGCCCTGGGCATGGTTGGGCTGGAGCAGCGCATGGACCATTTTCCGGCCCAGCTTTCCGGTGGCGAGCAGCAACGGGTGGCTATCGCCCGTGCCATCGCAAAACGCCCGGATATTCTTTTCTGTGACGAGCCCACCGGGGCGCTGGACAGCAAGACCGGCCTGCTGGTGCTTGAGGCCATTGAGCGCACCAACCGGACCTTGGGAACGACGACGGCGCTCATCACCCATAACGCCGTCATCGCCGATATGGCCGACAGGGTGATGACCTTCGGAGACGGTCGTATCATCGACGTGCGCAAAAACACCAACCGTCGCCCCGTCAAAGAGCTGAGCTGGTAA
- a CDS encoding FtsX-like permease family protein, translated as MTPINRKILRDLWRIKGQALAIALVIGSGVATYIMSLGTLYSLEETRDAYYERYRFAQVFAPLKRAPQRLKADIADIAGVKTVETRIVKNVTLDIPGLSEPASGRLISLPETREQTLNVLHLRQGRLLAPGRPDEVLVNEAFALANEFKPGNTFAAIINGHKRTLTIVGVVLSPEYVYALGPGALMPDDQRFGIIWMEEKALEAAFDLGGSFTEASMTLERGVDASEVIAALDRMTEKFGGIRAYAQKDQISNWFVTNEINQLRAMGNVAPPLFLGIAAFLLHIVASRLVETERQQIGLLKAFGYSDGNVAWLYIKLVLIIVIFGIVTGLAFGTWLGRGMTELYTEYFRFPFLYYIIDGSIYITATLISITVGLAGALTSVWRAQRLMPAVAMTPPPPTSYQTFWVERLLRLKTLSEPSRMILRHSLRWPLRSGLSVLGTALAVAILISTIFFLDSMDRLVNVQFFQTQRQDVMLHFADAKSASSLSEVARLPGVLISEPFRSVPTRLVAGHWTNYENIIGLASDASMFRPLGDGFKPMKLPAEGLVLSKKMAEVLHVGLGDIITVEVKEGRRPVLKVPVTALVDEYIATPVYMDLAALNRLLGEDPVITGATLRIDKTRAAELYRELKDMPSVAAVSIREVLVESFRKTINDNLGLMIDFNIAFASIIAFGVVYNSARISLSERSRELASLRVLGFTRGEAAYILLGELALLIVAALPLGSGIGYGLASLWAESMNTELFRIPLVLNRDTFALAIVVVLVAAAISGLVVRRKLDTMDLVEALKTRE; from the coding sequence ATGACCCCGATTAACCGAAAAATTCTTCGCGATCTGTGGCGCATCAAGGGACAGGCGTTGGCCATTGCACTGGTTATCGGTTCCGGCGTCGCCACCTACATCATGAGCCTCGGCACCCTCTATTCGCTGGAAGAGACGCGCGATGCCTATTACGAACGCTATCGCTTCGCCCAGGTTTTTGCACCCCTGAAGCGCGCGCCGCAACGCCTCAAGGCCGACATCGCCGACATCGCCGGAGTCAAAACTGTCGAAACCCGCATCGTCAAGAACGTGACCCTGGATATTCCCGGTCTTTCCGAGCCCGCCAGTGGCCGATTGATCTCGTTGCCCGAGACCCGTGAGCAGACGCTCAATGTCTTGCACCTGCGTCAGGGTCGCCTGCTGGCCCCAGGCCGCCCCGACGAAGTGCTGGTCAACGAGGCCTTTGCCCTGGCCAATGAATTCAAACCCGGCAATACCTTTGCCGCCATCATCAACGGTCACAAACGCACCCTGACCATCGTCGGCGTCGTGCTGTCGCCGGAATATGTCTACGCCCTTGGACCCGGTGCGTTGATGCCCGACGACCAACGCTTCGGAATTATCTGGATGGAAGAGAAGGCGTTGGAGGCGGCGTTCGACCTTGGCGGTTCCTTCACCGAAGCCTCGATGACGCTTGAACGCGGCGTTGACGCATCGGAAGTGATCGCCGCCCTGGACAGGATGACGGAGAAGTTCGGCGGTATCCGCGCCTATGCCCAAAAGGACCAGATATCCAACTGGTTCGTCACCAACGAGATCAACCAGTTGCGGGCCATGGGCAATGTGGCGCCGCCGTTGTTCCTAGGTATCGCAGCGTTCCTGCTGCATATCGTGGCCTCGCGTCTGGTTGAGACCGAGCGCCAACAGATCGGTCTGCTCAAGGCCTTCGGCTATTCCGACGGCAATGTCGCCTGGCTCTACATCAAGTTGGTGCTGATCATCGTCATTTTCGGAATAGTGACCGGGCTCGCCTTTGGGACCTGGCTCGGGCGGGGAATGACGGAACTTTACACCGAATATTTCCGCTTTCCCTTCCTCTATTACATTATCGACGGGTCTATCTACATTACCGCCACGTTGATCAGCATTACCGTCGGTCTGGCCGGTGCGTTGACGTCGGTTTGGCGGGCCCAGCGTTTGATGCCCGCCGTCGCCATGACGCCGCCGCCGCCGACCTCGTACCAGACGTTCTGGGTCGAGCGCCTGCTGCGCCTGAAAACTTTAAGCGAGCCCAGCCGCATGATCCTGCGTCATTCTCTGCGCTGGCCACTGCGTTCGGGCCTCAGCGTGTTGGGGACGGCGCTCGCGGTGGCGATTTTGATCAGCACGATTTTCTTTCTCGATTCCATGGATCGACTGGTCAATGTCCAGTTTTTCCAGACCCAGCGTCAGGATGTGATGCTGCATTTCGCCGATGCCAAGAGCGCCTCGTCCCTGTCGGAAGTTGCCCGCTTGCCCGGTGTACTTATCTCTGAGCCGTTCCGCTCCGTGCCAACGCGTCTGGTCGCAGGCCACTGGACGAACTACGAGAACATTATCGGCCTTGCCTCCGACGCTTCCATGTTTCGCCCCCTCGGCGACGGCTTCAAGCCGATGAAGCTACCCGCCGAGGGATTGGTGCTATCGAAAAAGATGGCCGAGGTCCTGCACGTCGGTCTTGGGGATATTATCACCGTCGAGGTCAAGGAAGGGCGGCGTCCCGTCCTAAAAGTACCGGTTACGGCCCTGGTCGATGAATATATCGCGACACCCGTCTACATGGATCTGGCAGCGCTCAACCGACTCCTCGGCGAGGATCCGGTGATTACGGGGGCGACGCTGCGTATCGATAAAACCAGGGCGGCTGAGTTGTACCGTGAGCTCAAGGATATGCCGTCTGTCGCCGCCGTTTCCATTCGCGAGGTCTTGGTCGAAAGTTTCCGCAAGACGATCAATGACAACCTCGGGCTGATGATCGACTTCAACATCGCCTTCGCCAGTATCATAGCCTTTGGCGTAGTTTATAATTCGGCGCGTATTTCCTTGTCCGAGCGGTCGCGCGAACTGGCAAGCCTGCGGGTGCTCGGTTTTACCCGGGGCGAAGCAGCCTATATCCTGTTGGGCGAACTGGCGCTGCTCATCGTCGCCGCTTTGCCGCTTGGCAGCGGGATCGGCTATGGCCTGGCATCGCTTTGGGCGGAGTCGATGAACACCGAATTGTTCCGCATCCCCCTTGTCCTCAACCGCGATACTTTTGCCCTGGCCATCGTCGTCGTCCTTGTTGCCGCCGCCATTTCCGGACTGGTAGTGCGGCGTAAACTTGATACCATGGACTTGGTCGAGGCGCTAAAAACCAGAGAATAA
- a CDS encoding HlyD family efflux transporter periplasmic adaptor subunit produces MTALNIKKITPAVIAGALSVAVLMWAFSPAPVPVDLAVVKRAPMEVVINGEGRTRVHDIYTVSAPVSGRIRRIEVHVGDTVIAGKTVLASIEPASPQFLDARALAQAKSTAKAAEAAKSLAQAELNRVRAELTFARSNLKRSRDLFAKETISELEFDRAELEVATHAAAVDSALATLKVRRFEWETARAALINPANESEQQTTCCVDVSAPVSGRVLRVLRQSEGVVERASPLIEVGDPENLEVVVDLLSSEAVRVSKGVSVLLNGWGGETSLEGRVRRIEPYGFTKISALGIEEQRVNIIIDFTGNSEHTIALGHGFRVEAHIREWREEDVLQVPIGALFRDGDDWAVFIDNEGTAKLTKITIGHRNGRTAEVLAGLDEGTRVISHPSDRVTDNIDIVARHLEYGLR; encoded by the coding sequence ATGACCGCACTGAACATAAAAAAAATTACCCCCGCCGTAATCGCCGGCGCCTTGTCGGTAGCGGTGCTGATGTGGGCGTTCTCCCCGGCCCCGGTGCCGGTTGATCTGGCCGTCGTCAAGCGCGCACCAATGGAAGTCGTCATTAACGGCGAAGGGCGAACACGGGTGCATGACATCTATACCGTCTCGGCCCCGGTGTCGGGACGCATCCGGCGCATAGAGGTCCATGTTGGTGATACGGTGATCGCCGGCAAGACCGTGTTAGCTTCCATCGAACCGGCGAGCCCACAATTTCTCGACGCCCGCGCTCTGGCCCAGGCGAAATCTACAGCCAAAGCCGCCGAAGCCGCCAAATCCCTGGCCCAGGCGGAATTGAACCGTGTCCGGGCTGAACTGACCTTCGCCCGGTCCAACCTGAAACGCTCGCGCGACCTGTTCGCCAAAGAGACCATTTCAGAGCTTGAGTTTGACCGCGCGGAACTGGAAGTCGCAACCCATGCAGCCGCCGTCGACAGCGCGCTGGCGACCCTCAAGGTCCGGCGTTTCGAGTGGGAAACCGCCAGGGCCGCCCTGATCAATCCGGCCAATGAAAGCGAACAGCAAACGACCTGCTGCGTCGATGTCAGCGCCCCGGTCAGCGGTAGGGTGTTGCGCGTGCTGCGCCAGAGCGAAGGAGTCGTTGAGCGTGCCAGTCCGCTGATTGAAGTCGGTGACCCCGAAAACCTTGAGGTCGTCGTCGATCTGCTTTCGTCGGAAGCCGTCAGGGTGAGCAAGGGGGTCTCGGTCCTCCTCAACGGTTGGGGCGGCGAGACCTCGCTTGAGGGCCGTGTGCGCAGGATCGAACCCTACGGTTTCACGAAAATTTCGGCCCTCGGAATCGAAGAGCAGCGCGTCAATATCATTATCGATTTCACCGGAAATTCGGAGCATACAATTGCCCTCGGCCACGGTTTCCGCGTCGAGGCCCATATTCGTGAATGGCGCGAAGAGGATGTCCTGCAGGTGCCCATTGGGGCGTTGTTCCGTGATGGCGACGACTGGGCCGTGTTCATCGATAACGAAGGGACGGCCAAATTAACCAAAATCACCATCGGACACAGAAACGGACGCACCGCCGAAGTGCTGGCTGGGCTCGACGAAGGAACGCGGGTTATCAGTCATCCCAGCGACCGGGTGACGGACAATATCGACATCGTCGCTCGCCATCTCGAATACGGTTTGCGCTAA
- a CDS encoding PAS domain-containing sensor histidine kinase — protein MFGSILDISDNFENLNSFIIIGDTETEAFLEKFVGFLGGFVFLAIGLFKWIPGVQALSDLVNQRTLELQETNTSLEKNRESLEVLADNLPVFISLKDTEGRFQFVNKCFKDWVCVSNDDIIGKTVYDIYPEEQAIEFSAKDREAIDNNFVLSQEVELSYPDGKTRSVISTRFPVSSSTDTVIGLGTINFDITKHKVAERLKNEFISTVSHELRTPLTSIKGSLGLIKSGTVGELPAEFLSMLNIAYDNSDRLVLLINDILDMEKIEAGKMLFQMKPTDISSLLEEAIEANKGFGDEHGISFVHLGTANQFLVDADKDRLMQVLSNLMSNAAKFSPPGGRVELAAVRDNGIIRIAVKDNGPGIPEEFRDTIFEKFSQADSSDTRQKGGTGLGLSITKAIVEEHGGTIDFHSEAGVGCTFFFTLPILQ, from the coding sequence TTGTCGGTTTTCTGGGCGGTTTCGTGTTTCTCGCGATCGGATTATTCAAATGGATTCCGGGGGTTCAAGCCTTGTCCGATCTTGTAAACCAACGCACGCTTGAGCTTCAAGAAACCAATACGTCACTGGAAAAAAACCGAGAATCTTTGGAAGTGCTGGCAGACAACCTGCCTGTTTTCATTAGCCTGAAGGACACAGAAGGACGTTTTCAATTCGTCAACAAATGTTTCAAAGACTGGGTTTGTGTGAGCAACGACGATATCATTGGAAAGACGGTCTACGATATTTATCCAGAAGAACAGGCGATTGAGTTTTCGGCCAAGGACCGAGAAGCCATCGACAATAATTTCGTTTTGTCCCAGGAAGTCGAACTCTCTTACCCTGATGGGAAAACGCGTTCAGTTATTAGCACTCGGTTCCCTGTTTCTTCATCGACTGATACGGTGATTGGTTTGGGAACCATCAATTTTGATATAACGAAGCACAAGGTTGCCGAACGTTTAAAAAATGAGTTCATCTCGACGGTCAGCCATGAACTGCGCACCCCGCTGACGTCGATCAAGGGATCACTTGGCCTGATTAAGTCGGGCACCGTTGGTGAACTTCCCGCAGAGTTTCTTTCCATGCTGAACATCGCCTACGACAATTCCGACCGGCTGGTGCTGTTAATCAACGACATCCTCGATATGGAAAAAATCGAGGCCGGAAAAATGCTTTTTCAAATGAAACCGACGGATATTTCGTCGCTACTCGAAGAAGCCATAGAAGCCAATAAGGGATTCGGCGATGAACACGGCATCAGTTTCGTTCACTTAGGCACAGCCAACCAGTTCCTTGTGGATGCAGATAAAGATCGCCTGATGCAGGTCCTCTCTAATCTGATGTCCAATGCGGCAAAGTTTTCCCCGCCCGGGGGCCGGGTCGAACTGGCAGCCGTGCGCGATAACGGCATCATTCGTATCGCCGTCAAGGACAATGGCCCCGGTATTCCCGAAGAATTCAGAGATACCATCTTTGAAAAATTTTCCCAGGCTGACTCCTCCGACACGCGCCAAAAAGGCGGAACCGGGTTGGGTCTCAGTATCACCAAGGCGATTGTTGAAGAGCATGGCGGTACCATTGATTTTCATTCTGAAGCGGGTGTTGGTTGCACGTTCTTCTTCACCCTGCCGATTTTACAATGA